The genomic stretch CATCACATTGCCTGCGATGAACGAGGCAATCATATCCTGGATCTCCATCCCAGCCACATGCGACGCGACGCTCACGACGCCCTCTCCGCCGATGGACATGATTGGAATGGTCATGTTGTCGTCGCCGCTGTACACTGCGAACCCCTTGGGGGTCTTCTCCCGTATCTCAGCCACCTGTTCAAGATTCCCGGAGGCCTCTTTGAGAGCCACGATGTTCGCGAAATCACGTGCGAGCGCGATCATGGTGTCGGCAGAGATGTTGGACGCAGTCCTGCCTGGCACATTGTACACCATCAGCGGGAGCTTCGTGGCCTTTGCCACCTGAGAGAAATGCCTGTACAGCCCGGCCTGTGGAGGCTTGTTGTAGTATGGCGCCACAATCATCGCACCATCCACGCCTATGGCCTCCGCCTCTGCAGTAAGCTCAATCGTGACCCTCGTGTCATTTGTGCCAGTTCCCGCAATCACCAAGGCCTTTCCGCCAACCTCATCAACCACCGCTCGGAATAGGTCCAGTTTCTCCTGGTGAGTGAGGGTTGCTGCCTCGCCGGTTGAACCCGCCACGACGATCCCATCGGATCCGGTTTCCACAAGCCGCTTCGCGAGGGCGCGGGCCACATCTAGGTCAACCGACAT from Clostridia bacterium encodes the following:
- the dapA gene encoding 4-hydroxy-tetrahydrodipicolinate synthase is translated as MRKNGRFARVFTAMVTPFAPDMSVDLDVARALAKRLVETGSDGIVVAGSTGEAATLTHQEKLDLFRAVVDEVGGKALVIAGTGTNDTRVTIELTAEAEAIGVDGAMIVAPYYNKPPQAGLYRHFSQVAKATKLPLMVYNVPGRTASNISADTMIALARDFANIVALKEASGNLEQVAEIREKTPKGFAVYSGDDNMTIPIMSIGGEGVVSVASHVAGMEIQDMIASFIAGNVMRAAELHRRLLPLFRVIFVTSNPIPIKAALKLIGCDVGGLRSPLVEAADGERAQVRSVLESLSLLGA